In Parasphingorhabdus halotolerans, a single window of DNA contains:
- the truA gene encoding tRNA pseudouridine(38-40) synthase TruA, whose protein sequence is MSRYALTIEYDGRSFMGWQHQDHGPSVQQTIEQAIKGITGQDIRVFAAGRTDAGVHALAMRAHFDLETHLSAFRLMEGFNAKLRPHPVAILACEEVDEEWHARFSCIGRRYVYKITNRRAPLALDIGQSWQVAQELDSDIMHKAAQHLVGEHDFTTFRSVNCQAQSPVKTLDSISVTRFGEEIEVEVAARSFLHHQVRSMVGSLKLVGTGKWNGQDLKNALVAKNRNALGLNAPPDGLFFVEAIYPKSEIE, encoded by the coding sequence ATGAGCCGCTATGCGCTGACCATAGAGTATGATGGCCGTTCGTTCATGGGCTGGCAGCATCAAGATCACGGCCCCAGTGTCCAGCAAACTATAGAGCAGGCGATCAAAGGCATCACCGGGCAAGACATAAGGGTCTTTGCTGCAGGTCGCACAGATGCCGGGGTTCACGCTTTGGCGATGCGCGCGCATTTCGATCTAGAAACCCACCTGTCCGCATTTCGCCTGATGGAGGGTTTTAACGCCAAGTTACGCCCTCATCCGGTTGCGATATTGGCCTGTGAAGAGGTTGATGAAGAATGGCATGCGCGTTTTTCATGTATTGGTCGGCGCTATGTCTACAAGATTACAAACCGGCGTGCGCCCTTGGCCTTAGATATCGGGCAAAGCTGGCAAGTGGCGCAGGAACTGGATAGCGATATCATGCACAAAGCGGCGCAACATCTAGTTGGCGAGCATGATTTCACAACATTCCGTTCGGTCAATTGTCAGGCACAAAGCCCAGTGAAGACGCTGGACAGCATTTCCGTCACTCGCTTTGGCGAAGAGATAGAAGTCGAGGTCGCCGCGCGGTCCTTCCTTCACCATCAGGTGCGTTCGATGGTCGGGTCACTGAAACTGGTCGGAACCGGAAAGTGGAATGGGCAGGATTTGAAGAACGCTCTGGTTGCTAAAAACCGCAATGCTTTAGGCCTTAATGCGCCGCCGGATGGATTGTTCTTCGTCGAAGCAATCTATCCCAAATCAGAGATTGAATAG
- a CDS encoding XrtA/PEP-CTERM system amidotransferase codes for MCGIAGIFHLETAKPVDPARLKKMADRLAHRGPDGSGIWTAPGVGLGHRRLSIIDIEGSPQPMLTADEALVISFNGEIYNFQEVRAKLETKGHVFRTEGDTEVILYAYKQWGVDCLKHLNGMFAFAIFDQRTKQLFLARDRLGVKPLFYAPVSDGSVIFGSELKALLANPLLRREPELRAVDDYLAFGYVPDTISLLKGVKKLPAGHYLLLEQGKPEPQSVQYWDMDFSQRSKASAGELEEELVALMKEAVSLRMIADVPLGAFLSGGVDSSAVVALMSEKSRQPVKTCSIGFDQASLDETGYAERIAQRFKTDHRSRTVAADDFGLIDTLTDHFDEPFADGSALPTYRVCELARQNVTVALSGDGADEALAGYRRHVFHNAEEQVRGRIPQFIRGPALGWLGSVYPKADWAPRPFRAKSTLLSLARTGPEGYAEAVGVTTPAGRTTIYSDEMVAKLGGYKGESQMIDLMESAPAQNGLDQAQYADMKMWLPGDILTKVDRTSMAVSLEAREPLLDYKLMEFAAKLPTNLRVRKGQGKYLLKKSMERYLPEDILYRPKMGFVTPIAQWFRGPLAEEARGIAKAGALARMGWFDPQALSKVADDHIAGKSDNSRLLWQLLILDKSLVRLFNL; via the coding sequence ATGTGTGGCATTGCGGGAATTTTTCATCTGGAGACGGCTAAACCTGTTGACCCGGCACGCCTTAAGAAAATGGCCGACAGGCTGGCGCACCGCGGCCCGGATGGTTCGGGTATCTGGACTGCGCCCGGTGTTGGTTTGGGGCATCGTCGACTTTCCATAATTGATATCGAGGGAAGTCCGCAACCTATGCTGACTGCCGATGAGGCGCTGGTAATCAGCTTCAATGGCGAGATTTACAATTTTCAGGAAGTGCGGGCAAAACTGGAAACAAAGGGCCACGTCTTTCGGACTGAAGGCGATACCGAAGTTATTCTCTATGCCTACAAGCAATGGGGTGTCGATTGCCTGAAACATCTCAACGGCATGTTTGCCTTTGCAATTTTTGACCAACGTACAAAGCAGCTCTTTCTGGCGCGGGATCGACTGGGCGTTAAGCCATTATTCTATGCGCCGGTATCGGATGGCAGCGTGATTTTTGGTTCTGAACTGAAAGCGCTTTTGGCCAATCCGTTGCTCCGCCGCGAGCCGGAACTGCGCGCTGTCGATGATTATCTAGCGTTCGGCTATGTTCCCGATACAATTTCGCTCTTAAAGGGCGTGAAGAAATTACCGGCAGGCCATTATCTGCTTTTGGAGCAGGGCAAACCGGAGCCGCAATCCGTCCAATATTGGGATATGGATTTCAGTCAGCGGAGCAAGGCGTCTGCGGGTGAACTGGAAGAAGAGCTCGTCGCATTGATGAAAGAAGCGGTGAGTCTTCGGATGATCGCCGATGTTCCTCTCGGCGCGTTTCTTTCCGGCGGGGTTGATAGCAGTGCGGTTGTGGCTCTCATGTCTGAAAAGAGCCGCCAACCGGTGAAGACCTGTTCTATCGGTTTCGATCAGGCATCACTCGATGAAACAGGTTATGCTGAGCGCATAGCGCAACGCTTCAAGACAGATCATCGTTCGCGGACCGTTGCCGCCGATGATTTTGGTTTGATTGATACGTTGACCGATCATTTCGACGAACCCTTTGCCGATGGTTCGGCATTGCCAACCTATCGTGTGTGTGAACTCGCGCGGCAGAACGTGACTGTTGCACTTTCCGGTGATGGAGCGGATGAGGCGCTTGCCGGGTATCGCCGCCATGTTTTTCACAACGCTGAAGAGCAGGTGAGAGGGCGCATCCCGCAATTTATTCGGGGGCCAGCATTGGGATGGTTGGGGTCGGTCTATCCCAAGGCTGATTGGGCGCCCCGTCCTTTTCGTGCGAAATCAACCCTGCTGTCGCTCGCAAGGACGGGGCCAGAGGGCTATGCAGAGGCTGTGGGCGTAACGACACCTGCTGGGCGAACAACGATATACTCCGACGAGATGGTCGCCAAGCTTGGCGGCTACAAAGGCGAATCGCAAATGATCGACCTGATGGAAAGCGCGCCCGCTCAGAACGGTCTCGATCAAGCGCAATATGCCGACATGAAAATGTGGCTTCCCGGCGATATCCTGACAAAAGTAGATCGCACCAGCATGGCTGTTAGTCTGGAAGCGCGGGAGCCGTTGCTGGACTACAAGCTGATGGAATTTGCCGCTAAACTGCCGACCAATCTTCGGGTGCGTAAAGGGCAGGGGAAGTATCTGCTTAAGAAATCGATGGAACGCTATCTGCCGGAAGATATTCTCTACCGCCCCAAAATGGGTTTTGTAACGCCGATCGCACAATGGTTTCGCGGGCCATTGGCTGAGGAAGCCCGAGGCATTGCCAAGGCTGGTGCTTTGGCCCGCATGGGCTGGTTTGATCCGCAAGCACTCAGCAAGGTCGCCGATGATCATATCGCAGGCAAGTCCGATAACAGCCGGTTGTTGTGGCAATTGTTGATACTCGACAAATCGCTAGTGCGGCTATTCAATCTCTGA
- the xrtA gene encoding exosortase A: MNSAAVNTQFEANAPDVRLSIWREHLKLLVIASAIILALLWRDAWDMMATWWDISTYNHCLLIVPILYWLVQQRSDELKKIAPQIWTPGLLWVGIASIGWLLGEAAGVSFARQLGLIMMLQGAAITLLGPKVSRGLVFPLFYSFFLVPFGEELVPFLQTITAKMSMVFLDWAAIPAFIDGVFISTPTGYFEVAEACSGVKFLIAMIAYGALVSNVCFQSWKRRLLFMLAAMVMPILANGIRAFGTIYIAHHTSTDFASGFDHIFYGWFFFAFVLVLVMAIGWPFFDRKIDEKMIEGEAINALEFRKSKLTPKYAIVVLLAIVTTPFLWTSILASQSSQVPENIALPEVAGWEIVSYDPAFSWKPRFDGANHSLLGRYRNASTGQNVDLAISVFDQQEDGREIVGYGQGAFDPESDWSWSRDLPAPVGATALQITAPGPVTRDVLSFYRIGNKLTGSGTAVKLETLKMKLLGGNQQAVAVLVSAEKTDDRDQRQAIDQFLSDLGPIDKLADEMAGLR, from the coding sequence ATGAACAGCGCGGCAGTAAATACTCAATTTGAAGCCAATGCTCCGGACGTTCGCCTTTCGATTTGGCGTGAGCATTTGAAATTACTGGTTATCGCCTCGGCAATCATCCTCGCTCTGTTATGGCGCGATGCGTGGGATATGATGGCGACGTGGTGGGATATTTCTACCTATAATCACTGCCTGTTGATCGTGCCGATATTATACTGGCTGGTTCAGCAACGCAGCGATGAATTGAAGAAAATTGCACCACAGATTTGGACACCCGGCCTGCTTTGGGTTGGCATCGCGTCGATCGGGTGGCTGCTCGGAGAAGCTGCAGGCGTGTCTTTTGCGCGGCAACTGGGATTGATCATGATGCTGCAAGGCGCAGCGATAACCCTGCTCGGACCCAAAGTGTCCCGAGGTCTTGTATTTCCCTTATTCTACAGCTTTTTTTTGGTGCCATTCGGCGAAGAGCTTGTTCCTTTTTTGCAGACCATTACAGCCAAAATGTCGATGGTATTTTTAGATTGGGCGGCAATCCCCGCATTTATTGATGGGGTCTTTATCTCAACACCGACCGGCTATTTTGAAGTTGCAGAGGCTTGCTCAGGTGTAAAATTTCTGATCGCGATGATCGCTTATGGAGCGTTAGTGAGCAATGTCTGTTTTCAAAGCTGGAAGCGACGTTTGCTGTTTATGCTGGCGGCAATGGTCATGCCCATATTGGCGAATGGCATCCGCGCTTTTGGAACAATCTATATCGCCCATCACACCTCTACTGATTTCGCATCTGGCTTTGATCATATATTTTATGGCTGGTTCTTCTTTGCCTTTGTTTTGGTGCTGGTCATGGCAATTGGGTGGCCGTTTTTTGATCGCAAGATCGACGAGAAGATGATTGAAGGTGAAGCAATTAACGCTCTGGAATTCAGAAAATCTAAGCTGACGCCAAAATATGCCATCGTCGTTTTATTGGCGATTGTAACGACTCCGTTTCTCTGGACTTCCATTCTAGCGTCACAATCCTCCCAAGTTCCCGAAAATATCGCATTGCCGGAGGTCGCGGGTTGGGAGATCGTTTCGTATGATCCAGCATTCTCTTGGAAACCGAGGTTTGATGGCGCCAATCATTCTCTCCTTGGACGATATCGTAATGCCTCCACCGGCCAAAATGTTGATCTCGCGATATCCGTATTTGATCAGCAGGAAGATGGCCGTGAGATTGTGGGCTACGGGCAGGGCGCCTTTGATCCTGAGTCAGATTGGTCATGGAGCCGCGACCTCCCTGCACCGGTAGGTGCCACGGCGTTGCAAATAACCGCGCCGGGTCCGGTGACGCGAGACGTGCTGTCCTTTTACCGGATCGGCAACAAGCTGACCGGAAGCGGCACCGCAGTGAAGCTGGAAACGTTAAAAATGAAGTTGCTTGGCGGCAATCAGCAAGCAGTTGCTGTACTGGTGTCGGCGGAAAAAACGGATGACAGGGACCAGCGCCAAGCAATCGATCAATTCCTGAGCGATTTGGGTCCAATCGATAAATTGGCTGACGAAATGGCAGGGCTGCGCTAG
- a CDS encoding TIGR03087 family PEP-CTERM/XrtA system glycosyltransferase, translating to MGDILFLTHRVPWPPNRGDKIRSHHILRKLMEFAPVHLACFADDEAEAAETSDLQNGLTSCHIVRRTKPQWMAGIEALVSGKSISVTSFGSKQLQNWIGGLINHGNVDCIFVFSGQMAQYIPDSFSGRVIMDFADVDSAKFESYGDEGYWPMSWINKREGRLLKAFEYKTGARSDKSLFVSTAEAQLFQQRSGLSTAKIMALGNGIDLEFYRPEVVETTKLGGAGPLLVFTGQMDYRPNIEAVASFSKHVMPKILVHFPDTQFAIVGRAPTEAVWGLDGKNGTQVVGAVDDIRTWLKAADVVVAPLRIARGIQNKILEAMAMGKPVVASGDAAEGIDAIHGQHFLVAENIQQEASLICNLLEDPTEADWLGSNAAKLVRDQYSWEHQLFELPGICGLDDHQFAEAAE from the coding sequence ATGGGCGACATATTGTTCCTGACACACCGCGTGCCGTGGCCTCCCAATCGCGGTGACAAAATACGATCGCACCATATTCTGCGGAAACTGATGGAGTTCGCGCCAGTGCATCTGGCATGTTTTGCTGATGATGAAGCTGAGGCTGCTGAAACAAGCGATCTGCAAAATGGTCTGACGTCCTGTCATATCGTCAGAAGGACGAAGCCACAATGGATGGCGGGCATTGAGGCGCTGGTTTCGGGCAAGTCAATATCGGTTACTTCATTTGGAAGCAAACAGCTGCAGAATTGGATTGGTGGATTAATCAATCATGGCAACGTTGATTGCATCTTCGTGTTTTCCGGCCAAATGGCGCAATACATCCCTGATAGCTTCTCTGGTCGCGTGATAATGGATTTTGCCGATGTCGATAGCGCGAAGTTCGAAAGCTATGGCGATGAAGGCTACTGGCCGATGTCATGGATTAATAAACGCGAAGGACGTTTGTTAAAAGCGTTTGAGTATAAGACTGGCGCACGTTCTGATAAATCTCTCTTTGTCAGCACCGCTGAAGCACAATTGTTCCAGCAACGTTCCGGTTTGAGCACTGCCAAAATTATGGCGCTCGGCAATGGAATAGATCTGGAATTTTACCGGCCAGAGGTTGTTGAAACAACCAAGCTGGGAGGTGCTGGACCATTGCTAGTTTTTACTGGGCAAATGGACTATCGGCCAAATATAGAAGCCGTCGCAAGCTTCTCCAAACACGTCATGCCAAAAATTCTCGTGCATTTCCCCGATACGCAATTTGCGATAGTCGGGCGAGCACCGACGGAAGCTGTTTGGGGACTGGACGGCAAAAATGGCACCCAAGTCGTGGGCGCTGTTGACGATATCCGTACTTGGTTAAAGGCGGCTGATGTCGTTGTTGCGCCGCTGCGTATCGCTCGCGGTATCCAGAATAAGATTCTCGAAGCGATGGCGATGGGCAAGCCAGTCGTAGCATCCGGTGATGCTGCCGAGGGTATTGATGCCATACATGGCCAGCATTTTCTAGTCGCCGAGAACATCCAACAGGAAGCATCGCTTATTTGTAACTTGCTTGAAGACCCAACCGAGGCTGATTGGCTTGGAAGCAATGCCGCGAAGCTGGTCCGCGATCAATACAGCTGGGAACATCAGCTATTTGAGCTGCCCGGTATTTGCGGCCTCGATGACCACCAGTTTGCGGAAGCGGCTGAATGA
- a CDS encoding FemAB family XrtA/PEP-CTERM system-associated protein, giving the protein MNMLFKPVSLTTRFLSENDTNELRRIDAFVMAHPDGTAFHRPNWVRAVSDACGHGWRYVLAENGNGELVGILPLHLIHSNLFGRALVSAGFAVGGGILSSDDLATQLLAQQSWNFAERHSFPSVELRGGPSPTGEWQNKEGVYAGFICDMAADDEAQLLAIPRKQRAEVRKGLKNELTVSVGNAQQDRDDHYAVYAESVRNLGTPVFPKALFDAVLDQFGDHADILTVKSGGKAVASVLSLYHNGTAMPYWGGGTRDARRLRANDVMYYSLMNHARGRGCSKFDFGRSKVGTGAYSFKKNWGFEPKPLSYAIRTANGEEARDVNPMSPKYRLQVALWQRLPLSIANRLGPVIAKGLG; this is encoded by the coding sequence ATGAATATGCTATTTAAACCAGTCTCTTTGACCACACGTTTTTTAAGTGAAAACGACACCAACGAACTTCGGCGTATCGACGCATTTGTAATGGCACATCCTGATGGCACAGCATTTCACAGGCCGAACTGGGTGCGCGCTGTTTCGGACGCTTGCGGACATGGATGGCGTTATGTTTTGGCGGAAAACGGTAATGGCGAACTTGTCGGCATTCTGCCGCTCCACCTGATCCATTCCAACCTGTTTGGAAGAGCCTTGGTTTCAGCTGGCTTCGCAGTTGGCGGCGGTATTTTGAGCAGTGATGATCTGGCAACTCAGTTGCTCGCTCAGCAAAGCTGGAATTTCGCCGAGCGCCATAGCTTCCCTAGCGTTGAACTGCGCGGTGGACCAAGTCCGACCGGAGAGTGGCAAAACAAGGAAGGTGTCTATGCCGGCTTTATTTGCGACATGGCCGCCGATGATGAAGCGCAGTTGTTGGCCATTCCTCGCAAACAAAGGGCAGAAGTCCGCAAAGGTCTCAAAAATGAATTAACCGTCTCTGTTGGTAATGCCCAGCAAGACCGCGACGATCACTATGCCGTTTACGCCGAAAGTGTTCGCAATCTTGGGACGCCGGTGTTTCCCAAAGCCCTATTTGATGCAGTGCTCGACCAATTTGGCGATCATGCGGATATTTTGACTGTTAAATCTGGTGGCAAAGCTGTCGCCAGCGTTTTGAGTCTTTACCATAATGGAACCGCAATGCCCTATTGGGGCGGAGGCACACGGGATGCGCGCCGGCTCCGTGCTAACGACGTCATGTATTATTCGCTGATGAATCACGCTCGGGGGCGTGGTTGCAGCAAATTTGATTTTGGTCGTTCCAAGGTTGGCACCGGCGCTTATTCGTTCAAAAAAAACTGGGGCTTTGAGCCAAAGCCGCTTTCATATGCCATTCGCACAGCCAATGGCGAAGAAGCGCGGGACGTGAATCCGATGAGCCCGAAATATCGACTGCAAGTTGCGCTATGGCAGCGCTTGCCACTTTCCATCGCCAATCGTCTGGGGCCGGTGATAGCAAAAGGCCTCGGTTGA
- a CDS encoding XrtA system polysaccharide deacetylase produces the protein MSMQDARPESFKKADAHALLNAMSVDIEDWFQVGAFETVIDRADWDSLDHRVERNTDAVLELFDRAGVKSTFFTLAWVAERYPKLMLRIAGAGHEVASHGYDHGRVFTMTPDQFRADLERSRKILEDTSGQTVTGYRAPSFSIDKRTPWAHEILAEQGYAYSSSVAPIKHDHYGWEGSPRFAWKPVPGSDLIELPVTTVKVGQRILAAGGGGFFRLLPYALYDWAVKKMHRDDGRGAIFYFHPWEIDPDQPRVENASLKSKLRHYTQLSAMEGKLERALKDQNWGRVDRLALLETELAR, from the coding sequence ATGTCAATGCAGGACGCGCGGCCTGAATCTTTCAAAAAGGCAGATGCTCATGCGCTGCTCAACGCCATGTCGGTGGATATCGAAGACTGGTTTCAGGTGGGAGCATTTGAAACTGTAATCGATCGTGCCGATTGGGATTCGCTTGACCACCGGGTTGAGCGGAACACTGACGCTGTGCTTGAATTATTTGATCGCGCTGGCGTGAAATCAACTTTTTTCACTTTAGCTTGGGTCGCCGAGCGCTATCCTAAACTAATGTTGCGGATTGCCGGTGCCGGGCATGAGGTCGCGAGTCATGGATATGATCACGGGCGCGTTTTTACCATGACCCCCGACCAATTTCGTGCAGATCTTGAGCGTAGCCGCAAAATTCTGGAAGACACTTCGGGTCAGACCGTTACAGGCTATCGCGCGCCAAGCTTCTCAATCGACAAACGTACGCCTTGGGCGCATGAAATTTTAGCTGAACAGGGCTATGCTTATTCTTCCAGTGTCGCGCCGATCAAGCACGATCACTACGGCTGGGAAGGCTCTCCGCGCTTTGCCTGGAAGCCGGTACCCGGATCAGATTTGATTGAGTTACCGGTTACCACAGTCAAAGTAGGGCAGCGTATTTTAGCTGCTGGAGGTGGCGGTTTCTTTAGACTTTTGCCTTATGCGCTGTATGACTGGGCGGTCAAAAAAATGCATCGGGACGATGGTCGCGGCGCAATTTTCTATTTTCATCCTTGGGAAATTGACCCGGATCAGCCTCGCGTTGAGAACGCTTCTCTAAAATCAAAATTGCGCCATTATACACAGCTGTCGGCTATGGAAGGTAAATTGGAGCGTGCACTGAAAGATCAAAATTGGGGCAGGGTAGATCGGCTTGCTTTGCTGGAAACGGAGCTGGCACGATGA
- a CDS encoding XrtA/PEP-CTERM system-associated ATPase, whose product MYETYYGLNSRPFQLTPDPHYYFESLTHRKALSYLGYGLAQGEGFIVITGDVGAGKTTLVSHLMATIDKSRLTAANIVTTKLDSQDIVRVAANHFDIDTDNMDKAQLLSAIEEFLHSEARNGRRCLLIVDESQNLPTGALEELRMLSNFQLGGQALLQIFLLGQPEFRDMLQNSNQLEQLRQRVIAHHHLEPMGADEIEPYITHRLSKSGWSGRPKITSDVFRVLYSETQGVPRKINTLMSRVLLMGAVEQVELIDQPLLGRVLADLNGDKVEISTPAAPVAPDVAAKSPLWEKPAKAKTAPAPTEEAEKSVPVSKSANNAEPNDVLALRSIVSEAENPKVSPQPESLKAESASVSSPDKGVVARVDIVSKRLSLLESRMNGQEENLHRVLTMLVDWVESDIRSKESYVNAGRAA is encoded by the coding sequence ATGTACGAAACATATTATGGACTTAATAGCAGGCCTTTCCAGCTCACGCCGGATCCGCACTACTATTTTGAGAGTTTGACTCACCGTAAAGCATTGTCCTATTTGGGATATGGTCTGGCGCAAGGCGAGGGCTTTATCGTAATCACTGGCGATGTCGGGGCGGGGAAAACCACTCTGGTGAGCCACTTGATGGCGACCATCGACAAGTCCCGACTGACCGCTGCTAATATCGTAACAACGAAATTAGACAGCCAGGATATTGTACGCGTTGCAGCCAATCATTTCGATATTGATACCGACAACATGGATAAGGCCCAGTTGCTTAGTGCGATTGAGGAATTCTTGCACAGTGAAGCGCGCAATGGTCGTCGCTGCCTTTTGATAGTCGATGAATCGCAAAACCTCCCTACCGGTGCGCTTGAAGAATTGCGCATGCTTTCCAATTTTCAGCTCGGCGGTCAGGCTCTGCTACAGATATTCTTGCTAGGTCAGCCTGAGTTTCGCGATATGTTGCAAAACTCCAACCAGCTTGAGCAATTGCGTCAGCGGGTCATTGCGCATCATCATCTGGAACCAATGGGCGCTGATGAGATTGAACCCTATATCACGCATCGCTTGTCGAAGAGCGGTTGGTCTGGGCGTCCAAAGATCACGTCAGACGTCTTCCGCGTGCTATATTCAGAAACACAAGGTGTACCGCGCAAAATCAATACTTTGATGAGCAGAGTGTTGTTGATGGGCGCAGTCGAGCAAGTTGAACTGATCGACCAACCGTTACTGGGTCGCGTGCTTGCCGACTTGAACGGCGATAAGGTGGAAATTTCTACTCCTGCGGCGCCGGTCGCTCCCGATGTCGCTGCCAAGAGCCCATTGTGGGAGAAGCCGGCGAAAGCAAAAACTGCTCCCGCACCGACTGAAGAAGCTGAAAAATCGGTACCAGTTAGCAAGTCTGCAAACAATGCAGAGCCAAATGACGTGTTAGCTTTGCGCAGCATCGTCAGTGAAGCGGAAAATCCGAAGGTCTCGCCACAACCAGAATCTTTAAAAGCCGAATCGGCATCAGTGAGCAGTCCTGACAAGGGTGTCGTGGCAAGAGTAGATATTGTGTCAAAACGCTTGTCATTGCTTGAATCGCGAATGAACGGCCAAGAAGAAAACCTGCACCGCGTCTTGACGATGCTGGTGGATTGGGTCGAAAGCGATATCCGGAGCAAGGAAAGCTATGTCAATGCAGGACGCGCGGCCTGA